AACAATGAATGTGTTCAATTGAATGAATTTATTAGCAAGACCCTATTTCTTTCTTCCATTAAGAATTGCATTGTTCATGTTGTAGGACCTTCTAACCAGTCTCTAATTAGTGCCTTTATTCTTTTTGAGTAAATTTAAGCCGCTATGATGCTGCGTCACATTCCATTCCTCAAAAACGTATTTCTGTACAGCATTACAGCATTTGGTGGTCCGCAGGCACACATGGCTATGATGCTTAAAAACTTTGTGCATCAAACGCCTTATGTAACAGAAGAAGAATTACTGGAATACAATGCGTTTTGCAATTTATTGCCAGGCGCTTCCTCCACACAGACCGTTACATTAATTGGTTATAAAAGGGGTGGTATTTGGTTGGCCATCTTTACTTTATTGGTTTGGATCTTACCAGGGTGCTTTTTAATGGGCGCCTTTTCTTTTTACTTTCTTATATAGATCAGAAGACCCTGCATACTGACATCTTTAAATTCATTCCGTCACTGGCGGTAGGCTTTTTGGCGTATGCATCGGTGGCGGCCTTTCGTATCTCTATTAAGAATACAATCACCTGGTGTATCATGGCGTTTTGTGTGTTTGCTACTTATGCTGCCTTCCGATCGCCATGGATCTTTCCCTCTTTGATTGTATTAGGCGGTGCCATCACCAACCTAAGTAAGAAGCGCATCCCGCAAAAAGAGGTAGTATCAAAAAAGATAAAGTGGGGTAATATCTGGCTCTTTGCTGCTTTATTCTTAATAGCCGGGGTAACCAGTGAGGTAGCCCGTAAAAATGACTGGCCCAACCGAAAGCCCATTAACCTGTTTGAAAACATGTACCGGATGGGTAGCCTGGTATTTGGCGGTGGCCACGTATTGATGCCCATGATGTATGAACAGTTTTCAGTACGTCCGGAGGTAGTTAAACAAAAGAACCCGAATGTGGTTTCAATAAATAAAGAGGATATGACCACAGGGATGGGTATTGTTCGAGCTATGCCTGGGCCGGTATTTTCCATTGCTTCCTTTACAGGAGGCATGGCTTTAAAGAATCAAGGGCCAACTATGCAGGTCATAGGTTGTATCATTGGCACTATTGCCATCTTTTTACCCAGCGCATTATTGGTACTTTTTTTCTTTCCTATTTGGCATAACCTGAAACGCTATGCAGTGATCTACCGCTCATTGGAAGGGATTAATGCAGCAGTGGTAGGGATTGTGATTGCCTCTACCTTATATATCATGAAGGATATTACGCTGATTGACGGGAGCATTAACAGCTTGATTAATGTAGCAGTAATCCTGGCTACTTTCGGATTGCTACAGTTTACCCGCATTGCTTCACCCATTATAGTTGCTGTTTGCCTGCTTTTAGGCTACTTACTTTGAAGCTTTTTAAAGAAGCGATTAGTTACAATCTCACTTTCTACACTTTCTGGAACCAGGTACTTAATAGACTTGCCCTGCTGTATAGCTTCACGGATATGAGTAGCAGATATCTCCAACAAGGGAGCATTCATTACTTGTACAGATGCCCCCAAGGTATTTTCTACAGGAAAACCAGGGCGTTCATATACCAAGATAGGGTAGTGATTAATAACAGCTTCGGCATTCTTCCACTTTCCAAGGTTCTGAAAACTATCGCTTCCCATGATAATACTAAACTCATAAGCCGGATGCTTTTCTTTCAAATAAGCCAAGGTATGGGAAGTATAAGAAGGTTTAGGGAGAGAAAACTCGATATCAGAAGCCTTTAAACGATCATCTCCCTCTACTGCTTTTTGCACCAAATGAAGACGATCGAACTCGTTTAACAGGGTAGCCGAATGCTTAAAAGGGTTCTGGGGAGAAAGCACAAACCAAACTTTTTGAAGGTTGGTTTCATTAAGAATGTGGTTTGCAATGATCAGGTGCCCAATATGGATAGGGTTAAACGAACCAAAATAAAGACCCACCTTCATAGATTACTGCGTATTCTTGTTTTATTTCTCAATAATAATTTCACCAGCCTCGCTCTTCCTTAGGCTTAATGAATAACCAGCCACCCGTACAGAGATTGGATCTCCTAAAGGAGCTACCTGCTCTACTACAATCTCTTCACCAGGAATACAACCCATCTCCATCAACTTTAACTGCAAATCTGGACTCTGAAAGGCCTTAATCTTTGCTCTATCACCCTGTCTTAACTCAGATAACTTCATTTTAAAAGAATATTTACCAAAGCTATGGCAAGTAAGCGTACCCTTTCCGAATTTTGACCCATGCGTAAAGAAATTAACAACATTCACTTCCACTACCTAACCTCACGCTTTCATTTCACTAATCGCACCCAGCTTAAAGCCTACCTTAACAGGGTAGCTAAAAGAGAAAAACACACAATAGATACCATTAACTACATCTTTTGTGATGACGCTTACCTCTTAGAGATAAATAAACAATACCTTAAACACGACACCTATACTGACATTGTAACCTTTCAGCTCAACCTGAAAGGAGAGGCTCTGCTTTCCGACGTTTACATAAGTGTGGAAAGAGTGAAGGAAAACGCCCTACAACACAACACTACCTTTACCCATGAGCTTCACCGTGTGATCTTTCATGGACTATTACACCTCTGCGGGTACAAAGACAAGAGTAAAGCTGATAAAGATGAGATGCGCAGACAAGAAGACAAGTGCTTAAACAACTACTTTGTTCCACGTGGAACCAATTAATTCCACAGCTCAGGTATTCCACGACCCAACAACAACAGTGTTCCACGTGGAACTAGAAAGGGAAGCTTTAACAAGTTTCCCTTTCTTCATTATGATAACTTTGTAACCTTATGTTTCAAGCTTATGATATAATAGTGGTAGGTGCCGGTCATGCCGGTTGTGAAGCCGCCGCAGCTGCTGCCAATATGGGCTCAAAAGTGTTACTGGTAACCATGAACATGCAAACCATAGCACAGATGAGTTGTAACCCTGCCATGGGAGGAATAGCAAAAGGACAAATAGTTAGAGAAATAGATGCCTTAGGAGGTTACTCAGGTATAGTATCCGATGCCTCTATGATTCAGTTTCGTATGCTGAACCGTTCAAAGGGACCCGCTATGTGGAGTCCTAGAACACAGAACGATCGTATGCTCTTTGCACAGAAGTGGAGAGAGATGTTAGAGAATACGCCCAATGTAGACTTCTACCAAGATATGGTAAGAGAACTGGTTGTAGAGAATAACAAAGTAACAGGGGTTGTAACAGGGCTAGGTCATACTATAAAGGCCAAAGCTGTAGTATTAACCAATGGAACTTTTTTAAATGGGGTTATCCATATAGGGGAGAAGCGATTAGGTGGAGGCCGTGTAGCAGAAAGAGCTGCACAAGGATTAACAGAGCAATTAGTTAGTCTAGGCTTTGAAAGCGACCGTTTAAAAACAGGTACACCTCCAAGAGTAGATGGACGTTCTTTGGACTATTCTAAAATGGAAGAGCAAAAAGGGGATGAGGAGATAGGTAGCTTTTCTTACTTAGATGTAGAGCGTCCAAAAGAACAGCGAAGCTGCTGGATCACTTATACTAATCAAGAAGTACATGATTTATTAAAGACCGGCTTTGATCGCAGCCCTATGTTTACGGGAAGAATAGAAGGCGTGGGTCCTCGCTATTGTCCTAGTATAGAAGATAAGATCAACCGCTTTGCTGAAAGAGACCGTCATCAGCTATTTGTAGAACCAGAAGGTTGGAATACGGTGGAGATCTATGTAAATGGTTTCTCTACATCCCTTCCAGAAGAAGTACAATATGAAGCGCTGCGTAAAGTGCAAGGCTTTGAGAATGTACGGTTCTTCCGTCCGGGTTATGCTATTGAATACGACTTCTTTCCACCTACACAGTTGAGCTATACCCTAGAAACCAAGGCTATTGAAAACTTATTCTTTGCAGGCCAGATAAATGGCACAACAGGATATGAAGAAGCTGCATGTCAAGGATTGATGGCAGGTATCAATGCACATCAAAAAGTGATCAATGATGCTCCCTTAATCTTAAAGCGCAGTGAAGCATATATCGGTGTATTAATTGATGACCTGATTTCAAAAGGTACGCAAGAGCCTTACCGCATGTTTACCTCACGAGCAGAATTCAGAACTCTTTTACGCCAGGACAATGCAGACTTGCGCTTAACTGAGACGAGCTATCGTATGGGCTTGGCAACAGAGGGCCGAATGCAAAAGATGCTGAAAAAGAGGAGAGAAGTGGAAGAAGTAAAAACCATATTGAGCACTACGGCGATGGAACCAGCAGAAATAAATCCCTTCTTTGAAAGCATTGAAAGCGCGTCTATCAATGAAAAACAAAAGCTGGAGAAAATCATATTGCGCCCCAACGTACAGCTGCATGATATCATGAAGCAGGTGCCTAAAGTAGAAGAAGCCTTGAAAGGATATGAAGAAGAAGCTGTAGAGCAAGCTGAGATCCAGGTGAAGTACCAGGTATATATAGATAAAGAAAAAGAACTGGTGAACAGGATGAGTCAGATGGAGAACCTGGCCATACCTGAACATTTTGACTACAAACGCATTATAGCCTTGGGCGCAGAAGCGAGAGAAAAACTAACAAAGGCTAAACCAAGAACACTTGGTCAGGCCAGCCGGATCTCTGGAATTAATCCAAGTGATGTACAGATACTGATGATTTATATGGGGAGGTAGAACTGGGAGAATAGCTGCAAGCTACACGCTGTAAGCTGCAAGCCAAACAGCCGTGAGGGGAAGGGGTTTAGTAATGGAACAGGTTGAAAGGTTGGCTAGTTGAAAAGTTGATAAGGAAGAGAAGAAGAACACTTAGCTGTTGGAAGAAAGAAGAATGAACAGGGAAGAAGAACATGAATAATGAGTCTGAGGATTAGCAGGTGTTGAATTAATTAGTCCATTCTACTCTTCTATTTAAAGAGAACATTTGCAGGATATAAAATCATTTAAAAGAAAAATAAACCCCACAACAGTTATTGTTGTGGGGTTTTGCTTTATTTATATCATATAATATTGATTATCAATAATTTATGTCATATTATGCTGTTTCTTTAGCATTTTCCTGCTGTAATTTCCAAGTATGGTGGCCTAGGACAAGTTTAATATCAGAGAAGCTGAATTCATCACCCAGTTTGCTTTTGATAGCATTCATACTTTCGGCGCCTACTTCAGCAATAACAGATAAGATAGGCTGCACTTTATCTTTTTCAATTAAAGCTTCAACATCTAACTCTCCCTTAGCCACATAAGTAGACAAGTGACCAATGATAGTACT
This genomic interval from Flavisolibacter tropicus contains the following:
- a CDS encoding chromate transporter codes for the protein MMLRHIPFLKNVFLYSITAFGGPQAHMAMMLKNFVHQTPYVTEEELLEYNAFCNLLPGASSTQTVTLIGYKRGGIWLAIFTLLVWILPGCFLMGAFSFYFLI
- a CDS encoding chromate transporter, whose protein sequence is MDLTRVLFNGRLFFLLSYIDQKTLHTDIFKFIPSLAVGFLAYASVAAFRISIKNTITWCIMAFCVFATYAAFRSPWIFPSLIVLGGAITNLSKKRIPQKEVVSKKIKWGNIWLFAALFLIAGVTSEVARKNDWPNRKPINLFENMYRMGSLVFGGGHVLMPMMYEQFSVRPEVVKQKNPNVVSINKEDMTTGMGIVRAMPGPVFSIASFTGGMALKNQGPTMQVIGCIIGTIAIFLPSALLVLFFFPIWHNLKRYAVIYRSLEGINAAVVGIVIASTLYIMKDITLIDGSINSLINVAVILATFGLLQFTRIASPIIVAVCLLLGYLL
- the nadD gene encoding nicotinate (nicotinamide) nucleotide adenylyltransferase, whose product is MKVGLYFGSFNPIHIGHLIIANHILNETNLQKVWFVLSPQNPFKHSATLLNEFDRLHLVQKAVEGDDRLKASDIEFSLPKPSYTSHTLAYLKEKHPAYEFSIIMGSDSFQNLGKWKNAEAVINHYPILVYERPGFPVENTLGASVQVMNAPLLEISATHIREAIQQGKSIKYLVPESVESEIVTNRFFKKLQSK
- a CDS encoding FeoA family protein, producing the protein MKLSELRQGDRAKIKAFQSPDLQLKLMEMGCIPGEEIVVEQVAPLGDPISVRVAGYSLSLRKSEAGEIIIEK
- the ybeY gene encoding rRNA maturation RNase YbeY, with protein sequence MRKEINNIHFHYLTSRFHFTNRTQLKAYLNRVAKREKHTIDTINYIFCDDAYLLEINKQYLKHDTYTDIVTFQLNLKGEALLSDVYISVERVKENALQHNTTFTHELHRVIFHGLLHLCGYKDKSKADKDEMRRQEDKCLNNYFVPRGTN
- the mnmG gene encoding tRNA uridine-5-carboxymethylaminomethyl(34) synthesis enzyme MnmG; protein product: MFQAYDIIVVGAGHAGCEAAAAAANMGSKVLLVTMNMQTIAQMSCNPAMGGIAKGQIVREIDALGGYSGIVSDASMIQFRMLNRSKGPAMWSPRTQNDRMLFAQKWREMLENTPNVDFYQDMVRELVVENNKVTGVVTGLGHTIKAKAVVLTNGTFLNGVIHIGEKRLGGGRVAERAAQGLTEQLVSLGFESDRLKTGTPPRVDGRSLDYSKMEEQKGDEEIGSFSYLDVERPKEQRSCWITYTNQEVHDLLKTGFDRSPMFTGRIEGVGPRYCPSIEDKINRFAERDRHQLFVEPEGWNTVEIYVNGFSTSLPEEVQYEALRKVQGFENVRFFRPGYAIEYDFFPPTQLSYTLETKAIENLFFAGQINGTTGYEEAACQGLMAGINAHQKVINDAPLILKRSEAYIGVLIDDLISKGTQEPYRMFTSRAEFRTLLRQDNADLRLTETSYRMGLATEGRMQKMLKKRREVEEVKTILSTTAMEPAEINPFFESIESASINEKQKLEKIILRPNVQLHDIMKQVPKVEEALKGYEEEAVEQAEIQVKYQVYIDKEKELVNRMSQMENLAIPEHFDYKRIIALGAEAREKLTKAKPRTLGQASRISGINPSDVQILMIYMGR